The DNA region ACAGTTATTTGGTGTGGAGCGATTGCAGCAGGTGTTTTCGGCCAATCGTCAGCCTGATGAGTTGTTCGAAGAGATCGAGCAGGCGTTGCGGGACTTTCGCGGCGAGGCCCGTGATGACGTGAGCATGGTCGAGGTCAGTCTGCTGGAGGCCGCACAACTGAGCCCGCCGGCGCTGGTGTATTCCGACAGTGGTCAGTCCTGCCCGCTGGACTGGTCAGTGAGTTTCGAATTTCGCGCCGCCACGCTCAAACGCTTCAATCCGCTGCCGTATCTTCTGCAATTGCTGCTTGAGGTCCACGGTCTGCGGGCCCAGAGCGGGGCGCTCTACAGTGTTTTGGCCGAACTGTATTCCAATGCCCTGGAGCATGGAGTGCTGGGGCTGGATTCGAGTCTCAAGCGCGATGCCTCGGGTTTCACCCGCTATTATCAACAGCGCAATACACGCCTGGACGCGTTGCAGGACGGCTTCGTGCGGGTGCATTTGCAGGTGACACCCAAGGGCGAGGGCGGGTGCCTGACTGTTCGGGTTGAAGACAGCGGCAAGGGTTTCGATGTAGCGCGGGTGATGGAGCTGCCCGTCGATGGTGTCCGTCTGTCGGGACGTGGCGTCAGTCTGATCCGTCAGCTGGGCCACAATGCGAGTTGGTCCGACAATGGTCGAATTGCCCGCGTGGAGTTTTTCTGGGAGGCTCTGGCATAATCCACGCATTCTTGATCAAGGAGTGAGCAAGTGGCTGACACACACCTGGACCGCGACGTGCTGAACGCGTTGCAAGAGGTCATGGAGGATGAGTATCCGACGTTGCTGGATACCTTTCTCGCCGATTCCGAAGAGCGTTTACGCATCTTGCGAGAGGCTGAAGATGCTGCGCAACTCATGAATGCAGCCCATAGTTTCAAGGGCAGCAGCAGCAACATGGGCGCCATTCGCCTGGCTGAGTTGTGCCATGAGTTGGAGCAGCGCGCCAAGCAAAAAAACCTCGCTGGCATCGAAAAGCTGATCGGGGAAATTGATGACGAATTTGCCATTGTCCGACCTCTCTATGAGGCGGAGCGTCAGCGTTCTCTCTCTGCCAATGAGACCGTCCGGCGCTTTTAGCGCCTGTCACTCAAACCTGGCGCGACCTTTGCAATAATCTCCGTCAACTGTACCTACGATCCCAGTGCAGCGGAGACCGTTCCATGCCCGTTACCCCCAATATGCTTCTTCAGGCCGCCGCGCAGGCCAAGACTCAAGCCGCTTGCGCCAATACACCGGCGCTGGCCGCTGAGCCTGGGGACAAGGCATCCAGCTTCGCTCAGGTCTACGCCGATCAAGCCCGGAACAAACCCTCTGCGGTGGGTGATGGATCGGCCAAGCCGATACGAGATAAAGCGTCGGACAGCCCCGACAAAAAGGACGTCAGCAACGACACGTCTGCCGCCCCGGAACCTGCGGTTGCCGATAGCGGCAAATCCTTGCCCGCCGATAAGCCGGCGCAGGTTGAGGACGAGGCTGCCAGCGATGACGGCTCGGATACTGCGCAGACGCCGGTTGCCGATGCCGCGCCCGTTGACCCGACGCTGGATCCTGCGTTGATGCAGGCAGTACAACCTGCGGTGCCAGCGCCGGTACCGGCAGCTCCGCCCGTTGTAGTCGCCCCACAACCGCAGGTCGAGGTGGCTGTGACGGCGGCAACGACTCCGGTTGTTGCAAGCACTGACACCGATTTCGATCCCGAAGCCGATCCCCTCGACGCACTGCCTGCCGTGCGCATGGCCATGGAGCAGAGCGGGCACGTTTCCGCTTCCAGTCAGGCCCAGCCCAAAGCGGCACCGACCTCGGCCCAGGCCCAGGCCGACGGCGAGTCAACCTCGGCGCAGACCTTCGCCGCCGGCATGGCGAGCATGCTCGATGTGCAAGCCGACAAGGACAGCGCCGGCCAGGGCGGCGACAAGGCCTTTGGTGGTCTTATCGATGACGGTCTCAAGGACCTGAAGTCCGCGAGTAGCGATACTCGGGTCGACGATTTCGCCAACCGTCTGGCGGCACTGACCCAGGCGGCCACGCCGAAAACCGCGAACGCATTGCCGGTGAATCAACCGATCGCCATGCATCAGAGCGGCTGGACCGAAGAAGTCGTGAACCGGGTCATGTACCTGTCCAGTACCAATCTCAAGGCCGCCGACATCCAGTTGCAACCGGCCGAACTGGGGCGCCTGGACATTCGGGTGAACATGGTTCCGGATCAGCAGACCCAAGTGACGTTCATGAGCGCCCATCCAAGTGTTCGCGAAGCGCTGGACGGGCAGATGCATCGCTTGCGTGACATGTTTGCGCAGCAGGGGATGGGCCAGGTCGACGTCAATGTGTCCGACCAGTCCCGTGGCTGGCAGGGCCAGGGGCAGGAACAGGCTCAACAGGGTCAAGGGCAGGGTGGACGCACCAACGCCAGCGGTGGTCGCCTCGATTCGATGGACGAAGAGCTTCCGGCCAGCATTGCCGAAGTAGCGACCAGCGCGACCAGCGTGATTGGCTCCAGCGCCGTCGATTATTACGCCTGATAATTCGCGGCGCTCCCTAAAAGATCGCAGCCTTTGGCAGCTCCTACAGGATGTACACATTCCAATGTAGGAGCTGCCGAAGGCTGCGATCTTTTGATTTTCGGCCTCAACCAGCCACAGCCCATTTTCCTTCAGACACTTCTGGCATAACACTTGCTCTTGCCTTGCCGTGCGACTGTGAAAACCCGAATAGTGACGGATTATTGGCATGGCGAAGAGCGAAGCAGCAGTAAAAGACCCCGCAACCAAAGGCAAACTCAAGCTGATCATTGTGATCGTGGTGGCCCTGCTGCTGGCGATCGGTTTGTCCGTGGGAGCGACCTGGTTCTTCATGCACAGCGCCCAGAGCAAGCCTGCCGCCGCGGCTGAAACCGCCCCGGTCGGCAAGCAGCCAGCGATTTTCGAGCCCATGGCTCCAGCCTTCGTGGCCAATTACAACCAGAACGGCCGTCAGCGCTACATGCAGGTGAGCATCACCATGCAGGGTCGCGATCAGGCCGATCTGGAAGCGCTCAAAGTCCACATGCCTGTCATCCGCAATAACCTGGTCATGCTGTTCTCCGGGCAGGACTTCGCCACCCTGGCGTCGCCGGTCGGCCAGGAAATGTTGCGTCAGAAAGCCACGGCCAGCGTCCAGGAAGTGGCGCAGAAAGAACTCGGCAAAGTGGTCATCGAACAGTTGCTTTTCACTAATTTCGTACTGCAGTAGGAACACGACATGGCCGTGCAGGACCTGCTGTCCCAGGATGAGATCGATGCGCTGTTGCATGGCGTCGACGATGGTCTGGTACAGACCGATACCGCTGCTGAACCCGGCAGTGTCAAAAGCTACGACCTGACCAGTCAGGATCGCATCGTCCGTGGACGCATGCCGACCCTGGAGATGATCAACGAACGTTTCGCCCGTTACACCCGCATCAGCATGTTCAACATGCTGCGCCGCTCGGCAGACGTTGCCGTCGGTGGCGTGCAGGTGATGAAGTTCGGCGAATACGTGCACTCGCTGTACGTGCCGACCAGCCTCAACCTGGTCAAGATCAAGCCGTTGCGCGGCACCGCGTTGTTCATCCTCGACGCCAAACTGGTGTTCAAACTGGTGGACAACTTCTTCGGCGGCGACGGCCGTCACGCGAAGATCGAAGGGCGTGAATTCACCCCCACCGAATTGCGTGTAGTGCGCATGGTGCTGGAGCAGGCCTTCGTCGATTTGAAGGAAGCCTGGCAGGCGATCATGGAAGTGAACTTCGAGTACATCAACTCGGAAGTGAACCCGGCCATGGCCAATATCGTCGGCCCGAGCGAAGCGATTGTGGTGTCGACCTTCCACATCGAACTCGATGGCGGTGGCGGCGACCTGCACGTGACCATGCCGTACTCGATGATCGAACCTGTACGCGAAATGCTCGACGCCGGCTTCCAGTCGGACCTCGACGATCAGGACGAACGCTGGGTCAACGCCTTGCGCCAGGACGTGCTGGACGTTGACGTACCGATCGGTGCGACGGTTGCCCGTCGCCAGTTGCGCCTGCGGGACATTCTGCACATGCAGCCGGGGGACATTATCCCGGTCGAGATGCCTGAAGAGATGATCATGCGCGCCAACGGCGTGCCTGCGTTCAAGGTCAAGATGGGGTCGCACAAAGGCAACCTCGCGTTGCAAGTGATCGAGCCGATCGAGCGCCGCTGACCGGCGCTCCAAACCCCCTGTGCTTTTAACTGACGGCTCCTGATTGAATGGATGCCCGCCGAGGACAAATTGATGGCTAACGATATGAACACCCAGGACGACCAGGCGCTGGCCGATGAATGGGCTGCGGCCCTGGAAGAAACCGGCGACGCCGGGCAGGACGACATCGACGCCTTGCTGGCCGCCGACGCCGCCAGTTCGCCGTCCAACCGTCTGCCGATGGAAGAGTTCGGCAGCGTGCCGAAAAATAACGAACCGGTCACCCTGGACGGTCCTAACCTGGACGTGATTCTCGATATCCCGGTGTCGATTTCCATGGAAGTCGGCAGCACTGATATCAACATCCGTAACCTGCTGCAGCTTAACCAGGGTTCGGTGATCGAGCTCGATCGTCTGGCCGGTGAACCGCTGGACGTGTTGGTCAACGGCACGCTCATCGCTCACGGTGAAGTGGTAGTGGTCAACGAGAAGTTCGGCATCCGCCTGACTGACGTGATCAGCCCAAGCGAACGCATCAAGAAGTTGCGCTGAGTGAAAAAGGTTCTCGGGGTTTTGCTCGCCTTGCCGTTCAGCGTTCTGGCTGCCGAGCCGGTAGCGACCGCTACTGCGGCCGCTGCACCCGCGGTCAGCAGCGGTGTGGCGGGGCAATTAACGCAGTTGGTGTTCGGTTTGCTGCTGGTGCTGGGGTTGATCTTCTTCCTCGCCTGGTTACTGCGTCGGGTGCAACAGGCCGGACCAGCCGGCAAGGGGCAGGTGATCGAGCTGATCGGTTCCCGCGCGCTTGGCCCTCGCGACCGATTGATGCTGGTGCAGGTCGGCAACGAGCAGATTCTGCTTGGCTTGAGCCCCGGCACCATCACCGCGTTGCACGTGCTCAAGGAGCCGGTGCAAGTGCCCAGCGGTACTGAAAAATCGACCCCCGAGTTTGCCCAGCGCCTGATGGAGCTGATGGGCAAGGATCAGAAGGATAAGAAGTAATGGGTGCGCTACGCATCATCTTGACGCTGGCCCTGATGCTGGTCGCGCCACTGGCGTTCGCCGCCGATCCGTTATCGATCCCGGCAATCACCCTGGGCACCAATGCCGCCGGCGCTCAGGAATACTCAGTCAGTCTGCAAATCCTGCTGATCATGACGGCGCTGAGTTTTATCCCGGCGTTCGTCATGCTGATGACCAGTTTTACCCGGATCATCATCGTCTTTTCGATCCTGCGTCAGGCCCTCGGCCTGCAGCAGACACCGTCGAACCAGATCCTCACGGGCATGGCGCTGTTCCTGACCCTGTTCATCATGGCGCCAGTATTCGACCGCGTTAATCAGGATGCCTTGCAGCCGTATCTGGCGGAGAAACTCACCGCTCAAGACGCCGTGGCCAAGGCGCAGGTGCCGATCAAGGATTTCATGCTCGCCCAGACTCGCAGCAGCGATCTGGAGTTGTTCATGCGCTTGTCCAAACGCACTGATATCGCGTCGCCGGATCAGGCGCCGCTGACGATTCTTGTTCCCGCGTTCGTCACCTCCGAGCTGAAAACCGCGTTCCAGATTGGCTTCATGATCTTCATTCCGTTCCTGATCATCGACCTGGTCGTGGCCAGTGTGCTGATGGCCATGGGTATGATGATGCTCTCGCCACTGATTATTTCCCTGCCATTCAAGATCATGCTGTTCGTGCTGGTGGATGGCTGGGCGTTGATCATCGGTACGCTGGCGAGCAGCTTCGGCGGTGTATCGCCATGACGCCAGAAGTTGCGGTAGACATCTTCCGGGAAGCGCTGTGGCTGACCACCATGATGGTTGCCGTGCTGGTGATTCCGAGTTTGCTTGTGGGCCTGTTGGTGGCGATGTTCCAGGCCGCTACGCAGATCAACGAACAGACCCTGAGCTTCCTGCCGCGCTTGCTGGTGATGCTGGTGACATTGATCGTCGCTGGTCCGTGGCTGGTGCAGACCTTTATGGAATACATCCTGCAGTTGTACGGCAGTATTCCTCAGGTCATCGGCTAAACCATGTCGCTGCTCCAGCTGACCGATACCCAGATCAGTACCTGGGTGGCGACGTTCATGCTGCCGCTGTTTCGCGTCGGTTCGATGCTGATGGTCATGCCGGTTTTCGGTACGACGCTGGTGCCCAAGCGAGTGCGCCTTTATTTCGCTCTCGCGATCACGGTAGTGATTGCCCCCGGGTTGCCGCCGATGCCGCCGGTCAACGCGCTGGACTTGAGCGGGCTGCTGCTGATCGCCGAGCAGATCCTCGTCGGTGCAGTGCTGGGTTTCTCTTTGCAGCTATTCTTCCAGGCCTTCGTGGTCGCCGGGCAGATCGTCTCCATTCAGATGGGCATGGGCTTCGCTTCGATGGTCGACCCCACCAACGGCGTTTCGGTGGCGGTGATCGGGCAGTTCTTCACCATGCTGGTGACACTGTTGTTCCTGTCCATGAACGGCCATCTGGTGGTGTTCGAAATCCTCACCGAAAGCTTCACTACGCT from Pseudomonas sp. ACM7 includes:
- a CDS encoding Hpt domain-containing protein translates to MADTHLDRDVLNALQEVMEDEYPTLLDTFLADSEERLRILREAEDAAQLMNAAHSFKGSSSNMGAIRLAELCHELEQRAKQKNLAGIEKLIGEIDDEFAIVRPLYEAERQRSLSANETVRRF
- a CDS encoding flagellar hook-length control protein FliK produces the protein MPVTPNMLLQAAAQAKTQAACANTPALAAEPGDKASSFAQVYADQARNKPSAVGDGSAKPIRDKASDSPDKKDVSNDTSAAPEPAVADSGKSLPADKPAQVEDEAASDDGSDTAQTPVADAAPVDPTLDPALMQAVQPAVPAPVPAAPPVVVAPQPQVEVAVTAATTPVVASTDTDFDPEADPLDALPAVRMAMEQSGHVSASSQAQPKAAPTSAQAQADGESTSAQTFAAGMASMLDVQADKDSAGQGGDKAFGGLIDDGLKDLKSASSDTRVDDFANRLAALTQAATPKTANALPVNQPIAMHQSGWTEEVVNRVMYLSSTNLKAADIQLQPAELGRLDIRVNMVPDQQTQVTFMSAHPSVREALDGQMHRLRDMFAQQGMGQVDVNVSDQSRGWQGQGQEQAQQGQGQGGRTNASGGRLDSMDEELPASIAEVATSATSVIGSSAVDYYA
- the fliL gene encoding flagellar basal body-associated protein FliL; its protein translation is MAKSEAAVKDPATKGKLKLIIVIVVALLLAIGLSVGATWFFMHSAQSKPAAAAETAPVGKQPAIFEPMAPAFVANYNQNGRQRYMQVSITMQGRDQADLEALKVHMPVIRNNLVMLFSGQDFATLASPVGQEMLRQKATASVQEVAQKELGKVVIEQLLFTNFVLQ
- the fliM gene encoding flagellar motor switch protein FliM, with amino-acid sequence MAVQDLLSQDEIDALLHGVDDGLVQTDTAAEPGSVKSYDLTSQDRIVRGRMPTLEMINERFARYTRISMFNMLRRSADVAVGGVQVMKFGEYVHSLYVPTSLNLVKIKPLRGTALFILDAKLVFKLVDNFFGGDGRHAKIEGREFTPTELRVVRMVLEQAFVDLKEAWQAIMEVNFEYINSEVNPAMANIVGPSEAIVVSTFHIELDGGGGDLHVTMPYSMIEPVREMLDAGFQSDLDDQDERWVNALRQDVLDVDVPIGATVARRQLRLRDILHMQPGDIIPVEMPEEMIMRANGVPAFKVKMGSHKGNLALQVIEPIERR
- the fliN gene encoding flagellar motor switch protein FliN; translated protein: MANDMNTQDDQALADEWAAALEETGDAGQDDIDALLAADAASSPSNRLPMEEFGSVPKNNEPVTLDGPNLDVILDIPVSISMEVGSTDINIRNLLQLNQGSVIELDRLAGEPLDVLVNGTLIAHGEVVVVNEKFGIRLTDVISPSERIKKLR
- the fliO gene encoding flagellar biosynthetic protein FliO yields the protein MKKVLGVLLALPFSVLAAEPVATATAAAAPAVSSGVAGQLTQLVFGLLLVLGLIFFLAWLLRRVQQAGPAGKGQVIELIGSRALGPRDRLMLVQVGNEQILLGLSPGTITALHVLKEPVQVPSGTEKSTPEFAQRLMELMGKDQKDKK
- the fliP gene encoding flagellar type III secretion system pore protein FliP (The bacterial flagellar biogenesis protein FliP forms a type III secretion system (T3SS)-type pore required for flagellar assembly.) yields the protein MGALRIILTLALMLVAPLAFAADPLSIPAITLGTNAAGAQEYSVSLQILLIMTALSFIPAFVMLMTSFTRIIIVFSILRQALGLQQTPSNQILTGMALFLTLFIMAPVFDRVNQDALQPYLAEKLTAQDAVAKAQVPIKDFMLAQTRSSDLELFMRLSKRTDIASPDQAPLTILVPAFVTSELKTAFQIGFMIFIPFLIIDLVVASVLMAMGMMMLSPLIISLPFKIMLFVLVDGWALIIGTLASSFGGVSP
- the fliQ gene encoding flagellar biosynthesis protein FliQ; translated protein: MTPEVAVDIFREALWLTTMMVAVLVIPSLLVGLLVAMFQAATQINEQTLSFLPRLLVMLVTLIVAGPWLVQTFMEYILQLYGSIPQVIG
- the fliR gene encoding flagellar biosynthetic protein FliR, which translates into the protein MSLLQLTDTQISTWVATFMLPLFRVGSMLMVMPVFGTTLVPKRVRLYFALAITVVIAPGLPPMPPVNALDLSGLLLIAEQILVGAVLGFSLQLFFQAFVVAGQIVSIQMGMGFASMVDPTNGVSVAVIGQFFTMLVTLLFLSMNGHLVVFEILTESFTTLPVGSGLMVNHFWELAGKLGWVLGAALLLVLPAITALLVVNIAFGIMTRAAPQLNIFSIGFPLTLVLGLFIVWVGLADIINQYQPLASEALQLLRELARAR